A genome region from Oncorhynchus gorbuscha isolate QuinsamMale2020 ecotype Even-year unplaced genomic scaffold, OgorEven_v1.0 Un_scaffold_2101, whole genome shotgun sequence includes the following:
- the LOC124024976 gene encoding transcription factor Dp-1-like translates to MAMDAAVIGANGEMKVFYNQNLSPSKGVLSLVTVHPQSLSVGKQLLPKTLGPSNVNIAPHMVMGTPQRPSGSGGLVMGSPHTPSTQYRPQSQPPDASPWSTGKRGTGKKGDKNGKGLRHFSMKVCEKVQKKGVTTYNEVADELVAEFSANDTLLSPGDSHSYDQKNIRRRVYDALNVLMAMNIISKEKKEIRWIGLPTNSAQECQSLEVERQKRLERINQKQSQLQELILQQIAFKRLVQRNRTAEQQAGRAPPPNSVINLPFIIINTSKRTVIDCSISNDKFEYLFNFDNMFEIHDDIEVLKRMGLACGLEVGQCSPEDLKEARTLVPRALEPYVTEMATGPISNVYITGASSTNGGGRRHTSSSDGTVASISNGSHYNASRGHTPVSYMADEEEDDEDYDDND, encoded by the exons ATGGCAATGGAT GCGGCTGTGATCGGTGCCAACGGAGAGATGAAGGTTTTCTACAACCAGAACCTCAGTCCCAGCAAAG GTGTCCTGTCCCTGGTGACAGTCCacccacagtctctctctgtgggCAAACAACTGCTTCCCAAAACCCTGGGGCCCTCCAACGTCAACATCGCCCCACACATG GTGATGGGTACCCCTCAGAGGCCCAGTGGGTCAGGGGGGTTAGTGATGGGCAGCCCTCACACACCCAGTACCCAGTACAGACCACAGAGCCAGCCCCCTGATGCCTCTCCCTGGTCCACCGG GAAGCGTGGTACTGGTAAGAAGGGGGATAAGAACGGGAAGGGTCTTAGGCATTTCTCCATGAAGGTGTGTGAGAAGGTGCAGAAGAAGGGAGTAACTACCTACAATGAGGTGGCTGACGAGCTCGTGGCAGAGTTCAGCGCCAACGACACCCTCCTCTCGCCCGGCGACTCG CATTCCTACGACCAGAAGAACATCCGACGGCGTGTGTACGATGCGCTCAACGTGCTCATGGCCATGAACATCATCTctaaagagaagaaagagatccGCTGGATCGGCCTGcccaccaactcagcccaggagtgtcagagcctggag gtggagagacagaaacgACTAGAGAGGATCAACCAGAAACAGTCTCAGCTTCAGGAGCTCATTCTACAG CAAATAGCGTTCAAGCGCCTGGTGCAGCGGAATCGTACAGCGGAGCAGCAAGCGGGCAGGGCTCCGCCCCCAAACTCTGTCATCAACCTGcccttcatcatcatcaacacctcCAAGAGGACCGTCATCGACTGCAGCATCTCCAACGACAA GTTTGAGTACCTGTTCAACTTTGACAACATGTTTGAGATCCATGATGACATTGAGGTGTTGAAGAGAATGGGTCTGGCCTGTGGTCTGGAGGTGGGCCAGTGTTCACCAGAGGACCTGAAGGAAGCCCGCACCCTGGTGCCCAGAGCCCTAGAACCCTATGTTACAG aaATGGCCACGGGTCCAATAAGCAACGTCTACATCACAGGAGCCTCGTCTACAAACGGAGGAGGACGCCGTCACACAAG TAGCTCCGATGGCACGGTGGCGTCCATTTCCAACGGCTCACACTACAACGCCTCGCGAGGCCACACCCCCGTGTCCTACATGGCAGACGAGGAAGAGGATGACGAAGACTACGACGACAATGATTAA
- the LOC124024975 gene encoding potassium-transporting ATPase subunit beta-like, producing MATLKEKRTCGQRCEDFGRSVWNSDTGAVFGRTPEKWVYISLYYVAFYVIMTGLFCLAIWTLMYTLDPYTPDYQDRLTSPGVMVWPPTYIEEDVILSYNLSDKTSQRKMSNCLSNFLKPYNDTSQQSNHNCTRGEYFKQEKFEAPHHTKYSCRFTQSMLGPCSGLDDPTFGYNGTTPCVIIKMNRIINFLPNNGTGMAPHLNCTILSGHENIDMMEYFPTNGTFDLSYFPYYGKLAQPTYVNPLVAVKFHLVKEREAKIQCRVVAHNIAYQDSYEPYQGKVVFLLKALK from the exons ATGGCAACCCTGAAGGAGAAGAGGACGTGTGGCCAGCGGTGTGAGGACTTCGGTCGCTCCGTGTGGAACTCAGACACAGGCGCCGTGTTCGGAAGAACACCTGAGAAATGGG tGTACATCAGTCTGTACTATGTAGCGTTCTATGTGATAATGACTGGCCTGTTCTGTCTGGCCATCTGGACTCTGATGTACACCCTGGACCCCTACACTCCAGACTACCAGGACCGCTTAACATCACCAG gggtgatgGTCTGGCCACCTACATACATTGAGGAGGACGTAATACTCAGCTACAACTTGTCTGATAAAACCAGCCAGAGGAAGATGTCCAACTGCCTCAGCAACTTCCTCAAAC CCTACAATGACACGTCTCAACAGTCTAACCATAACTGCACCAGGGGAGAGTACTTTAAACAGGAGAAGTTTGAGGCTCCACACCATACCAAGTACTCCTGCCGCTTCACCCAGAGCATGCTGGGACCCTGCTCCGGCCTGGACGACCCGACGTTCGGCTACAACGGTACCACGCCCTGCGTCATCATCAAGATGAACAGG ATCATCAACTTCCTGCCCAACAACGGGACTGGCATGGCTCCTCATTTGAACTGCACTATACTG agtggCCATGAGAACATAGACATGATGGAGTACTTCCCCACCAACGGAACCTTCGACCTGTCCTACTTCCCATACTACGGCAAGCTGGCTCAG CCCACCTACGTTAACCCTCTAGTGGCTGTGAAGTTCCACCTGGTCAAAGAGAGGGAGGCTAAGATCCAATGCCGTGTGGTGGCCCACAACATCGCCTATCAAGACTCATACGAACCATACCAGGGGAAGGTGGTCTTCCTGCTCAAGGCTCTGAAATAA